A window of the Vibrio pomeroyi genome harbors these coding sequences:
- a CDS encoding SLC13 family permease, translating into MRPYIKYIIPILIPFIILVMPLSAFPFEGLTIIQQRVIAIFLLAALCWVFEPIPIYATSVVIIVLQLLMLSDKGLIFLRFDHGEEHFGELLKYSDIMATFASPIIMLFLGGFFLAMAATKYRLDVNLARVLLKPFGQDPKFVMLGLMLITGIFSMFMSNTATTAMMLSILTPVLAVFGPKDPGRVAFALCIPVAANIGGIGTPIGTPPNAIALKYLVGDNLITFGEWMAFGVPFVVIMMALAWFLIGFMYKADQKKIELSIKGKFLKTPKAIAVYVTFALTIILWLMGSSHGMNSYTVALIPVAVFSLTGIINKEDLKKISWDVLWLVSGGIALGLALDKTGLAKLVVHSIPFDAYSPYVVLFGAAFLCLVMANFMSHTATANLLMPIMAALGSSMASLTPLGGELTLILVVTFAASLGMSLPISTPPNALAHATGHVQSNQMARIGIILGVVGVLLSFVMVWVLHSIGHIG; encoded by the coding sequence ATGCGCCCCTATATTAAATACATTATCCCTATTTTAATTCCTTTCATTATCCTCGTAATGCCGCTATCAGCGTTTCCATTTGAAGGCCTTACGATTATTCAACAACGCGTTATTGCGATCTTTTTATTAGCGGCATTGTGCTGGGTGTTCGAGCCTATCCCGATTTACGCGACGTCTGTTGTTATTATCGTTCTGCAATTATTGATGTTGTCGGATAAAGGGCTGATCTTTTTAAGGTTTGATCATGGGGAAGAACATTTTGGTGAGCTGTTAAAATACAGCGATATCATGGCGACATTCGCTAGCCCAATCATCATGCTGTTTTTAGGTGGTTTCTTCTTAGCGATGGCTGCCACTAAATATCGATTAGACGTAAACTTAGCTCGCGTGTTGTTGAAGCCATTTGGACAAGACCCAAAGTTTGTGATGCTCGGCTTAATGTTGATCACTGGTATCTTTTCGATGTTTATGTCTAACACGGCAACAACGGCAATGATGCTATCCATTTTAACGCCGGTGCTGGCTGTGTTTGGTCCGAAAGACCCCGGTCGTGTAGCGTTTGCGCTTTGTATTCCTGTTGCCGCTAACATCGGTGGCATTGGTACCCCGATCGGTACCCCTCCGAACGCTATCGCACTTAAATATTTAGTTGGCGATAACCTAATTACGTTCGGCGAATGGATGGCATTTGGTGTGCCGTTTGTCGTGATTATGATGGCGTTAGCGTGGTTTTTAATCGGCTTTATGTACAAAGCTGACCAAAAGAAAATCGAACTAAGTATTAAAGGTAAATTCCTTAAAACACCCAAAGCCATTGCGGTGTACGTCACTTTTGCGCTCACCATCATTCTTTGGTTAATGGGCTCAAGCCATGGCATGAACTCTTATACCGTCGCTCTGATTCCAGTTGCTGTGTTCTCTCTTACTGGGATCATCAATAAAGAAGACCTGAAGAAAATTTCTTGGGACGTATTGTGGCTTGTATCAGGTGGTATTGCGCTTGGTTTAGCGCTCGATAAAACTGGCTTAGCAAAGCTCGTGGTACACAGTATTCCGTTTGATGCTTACTCACCCTATGTGGTGTTGTTCGGGGCGGCGTTCTTGTGTTTGGTAATGGCAAACTTTATGTCTCATACCGCAACGGCTAACTTGTTAATGCCAATTATGGCTGCATTAGGTTCGTCTATGGCTTCACTCACGCCACTAGGTGGTGAGTTAACGTTAATTCTGGTTGTGACTTTTGCCGCTTCATTAGGTATGTCGCTACCAATCAGTACGCCACCGAATGCGTTGGCTCATGCCACTGGTCATGTGCAAAGTAATCAAATGGCCAGAATCGGTATTATTTTGGGTGTGGTTGGTGTGCTATTGAGCTTTGTTATGGTGTGGGTGCTACATTCAATTGGTCACATAGGGTAA
- a CDS encoding M4 family metallopeptidase yields the protein MNQQRQLSWKIAAILGTSFGFTAHAAEMVRVDNDTLLQQSLVAQSKSVAPLELGFSEVKRVVLPNGKTKVRYQQTHLGLPVFDTSVVATLSKNQPTQVFGSMAQGISGDLSSIAPKLNQEQAIEAAISSHRTFTVGKKSIENKNAKLMVRLDENQTAQMVYLVDFFIASSYPERPFYFIDAMTGEVIQKWNGLNHAKSSGTGPGGNLKTTRYEYGSDFPSFSIDKTGTTCKLENDSVKTVNLNHGTSGSAAYSYNCADGTNYTDHKYINGAYSPLNDAHYFGNVVFDMYKEWMNTSPLTFQLTMRVHYSSNYENAFWNGSSMTFGDGGSTFYPLVDINVSAHEVSHGFTEQNSGLVYRNMSGGINEAFSDIAGEAAEYYLRGNVDWIVGSDIFKSEGGLRYFDQPSKDGRSIDHASEYYDGLNVHLSSGVYNRAFYLLANKSGWNVRKGFEIFTVANQLYWTANSTFDAGACGVAKAAADMGYVVADVEDAFNTVGVNASCGVTPPTGNVLTKGTPISNLSGNQSSESFYTFTVDSASSVTVSMSGGSGDADLYVKSGSKPTTPSYDCRPYRAGNNEQCSVSAQPGVTYHVLLRGYSNYSGLTLRLD from the coding sequence ATGAACCAACAACGTCAATTAAGCTGGAAAATAGCAGCCATTCTAGGTACGTCTTTCGGCTTTACTGCACACGCTGCAGAAATGGTCAGAGTCGATAACGATACACTGCTACAACAAAGCCTCGTCGCGCAGTCGAAGAGTGTTGCCCCACTAGAATTAGGTTTTTCTGAAGTAAAACGGGTGGTATTGCCCAATGGGAAAACGAAAGTCCGCTATCAGCAAACTCACCTAGGTTTACCCGTCTTTGATACCTCCGTTGTCGCCACCCTTTCCAAAAACCAACCCACTCAGGTATTTGGCTCAATGGCACAAGGGATCAGTGGAGACTTATCCAGCATCGCGCCAAAACTGAATCAGGAACAAGCGATTGAAGCTGCGATTTCCTCTCACCGCACGTTTACTGTCGGCAAAAAGTCGATTGAAAACAAAAATGCAAAACTCATGGTGAGACTGGACGAGAACCAAACCGCGCAAATGGTGTATCTGGTCGATTTCTTTATCGCTTCCTCTTATCCAGAGCGCCCTTTTTACTTTATTGATGCCATGACTGGCGAAGTAATCCAAAAATGGAATGGATTAAACCATGCTAAATCGTCTGGTACTGGCCCCGGTGGTAACCTCAAAACCACTCGATATGAATATGGCAGTGACTTCCCTAGCTTTTCCATCGACAAAACAGGCACGACGTGTAAGTTAGAAAACGATTCGGTTAAGACGGTCAACTTGAACCACGGAACATCTGGCAGCGCTGCCTACAGCTACAACTGTGCCGACGGAACCAACTACACCGATCACAAATACATTAACGGTGCTTACTCGCCTCTTAACGATGCGCACTACTTCGGTAACGTCGTGTTTGATATGTACAAAGAGTGGATGAACACCTCGCCGTTAACCTTCCAGTTGACCATGCGTGTTCACTACAGCTCGAATTACGAGAATGCGTTTTGGAATGGTTCATCAATGACCTTTGGCGATGGTGGCAGCACCTTCTATCCATTGGTCGATATTAACGTGAGTGCTCACGAAGTCAGTCACGGGTTCACAGAGCAGAACTCGGGGCTTGTTTACAGAAACATGTCGGGCGGTATTAACGAAGCCTTCTCTGATATTGCGGGCGAAGCGGCTGAATACTATCTGCGTGGCAATGTGGATTGGATTGTGGGTAGCGACATATTCAAATCGGAAGGTGGCTTGCGTTACTTTGACCAACCATCAAAAGATGGCCGCTCGATTGATCATGCCTCTGAATACTACGACGGTTTGAACGTTCACTTGTCTAGCGGTGTTTATAACCGCGCCTTTTACCTTTTAGCGAACAAATCAGGTTGGAATGTACGTAAGGGATTTGAAATATTCACAGTCGCAAACCAACTGTATTGGACGGCAAACAGTACCTTTGATGCCGGTGCGTGTGGCGTTGCGAAAGCCGCAGCAGACATGGGTTATGTGGTTGCCGATGTTGAAGATGCCTTTAACACCGTAGGCGTAAATGCAAGCTGTGGTGTCACGCCTCCTACTGGCAATGTGCTAACGAAAGGCACACCGATTTCGAACCTAAGCGGGAATCAATCCTCAGAGAGCTTCTACACCTTCACCGTGGATTCTGCATCAAGCGTGACAGTTTCAATGTCGGGCGGTTCAGGCGATGCCGACCTTTACGTGAAATCGGGAAGCAAGCCAACCACACCCAGTTACGACTGTCGCCCTTATCGCGCTGGCAATAATGAACAGTGCAGTGTGAGCGCGCAACCGGGCGTGACTTATCATGTGTTACTTCGCGGGTACTCGAACTACTCTGGCCTAACGTTGCGTTTAGATTGA
- a CDS encoding LysR family transcriptional regulator, whose amino-acid sequence MKRFNLNLIYYFIAIYEEGNLTYAAERLNISQPSLSAHLKQLRDEYRDLLFVRKSYTLEPTPVANDLYPIFKQAHKLVSHSLPETHDFEPKECSYTFRIAAMSISSSVTLPQVLDRIQKEAPDCVIEIVNIKEDMATDIREKKIDLVVDLTSAHPTLLSQEVWSDELCIVCSQNHSNIDEQVSLERYLSEKHVTLTHDNYRVNQLSDFHSPIFSERKVARKLNSIADFSETIYNSDWIATFPKSVAKAYFDEEKIKMFELPFEYNKPSLSVYWHSNRNDDIVNRWLRELFTSEILKLSA is encoded by the coding sequence ATGAAACGATTTAATCTGAACCTCATCTATTACTTTATTGCGATATATGAAGAAGGAAACTTAACGTACGCAGCAGAGCGGCTCAACATCTCACAACCTAGCCTCAGTGCTCATTTGAAGCAACTTCGAGACGAGTATCGTGATCTGCTCTTCGTTAGAAAATCGTACACGCTTGAACCGACGCCAGTTGCTAACGACTTGTACCCAATCTTTAAGCAAGCGCACAAACTGGTCTCTCATTCGTTGCCTGAAACGCACGACTTTGAACCCAAAGAGTGCAGTTACACGTTTAGAATTGCCGCGATGAGCATTTCAAGCAGTGTGACGCTGCCGCAAGTTCTGGATAGGATTCAGAAAGAAGCACCAGACTGCGTGATAGAAATCGTGAACATCAAAGAAGACATGGCGACCGACATTCGAGAGAAAAAGATCGATCTTGTTGTCGACTTAACCAGCGCACATCCAACCTTATTAAGCCAAGAGGTCTGGAGCGACGAGTTATGTATCGTGTGTAGCCAAAACCACTCGAACATCGACGAGCAAGTCAGCTTAGAGCGATACCTTTCAGAAAAGCACGTGACGCTCACACATGATAACTACCGAGTGAACCAGCTTTCCGACTTTCACAGCCCAATCTTTTCAGAGAGGAAAGTAGCAAGAAAGCTGAATTCGATAGCTGACTTCTCTGAGACCATCTACAACAGTGATTGGATTGCCACCTTCCCTAAAAGTGTGGCGAAAGCGTACTTCGATGAAGAAAAAATAAAGATGTTTGAACTGCCATTCGAATACAACAAGCCATCATTGAGTGTGTATTGGCACAGCAACCGTAACGACGACATCGTAAACCGATGGTTAAGAGAACTGTTTACCAGTGAGATCTTAAAACTGTCTGCGTGA
- a CDS encoding IS110 family RNA-guided transposase — MSDYSYFCGIDLAKNHFSLHAVDQNGKVILHKSVTRSKLLTTIANMPLMRIGVEACGGAHYWARTLNKLGHDTRIMAVKYVVPYRTKGKNDLNDAVAICEAVQRPPTRFVPIKSPDQQAILSVHRMREHWVRERTALMNRMRALLSEFGLIIPVGRSSLMRQVPLMLEDAESELPHLARTVIADAYHHLDELNQRIAETEQVFDSFAKVSANVQRVIKVRGIGPQTATAILASIGNGSQFDRSRDFSAWLGLVPKQYSTGGKPRLGRITKHGDKYLRTLLVHGARTVIANLGDKQDKLSQWCRGVLERRGMNRAIVALAAKNARIIWSLLHNQTEYENYAA, encoded by the coding sequence ATGTCTGATTACTCTTATTTCTGCGGTATCGACCTAGCTAAAAACCACTTTAGTCTTCATGCCGTAGACCAAAATGGTAAGGTCATACTTCATAAGTCGGTAACTCGCTCTAAACTACTGACTACAATAGCAAATATGCCACTCATGCGTATAGGCGTTGAAGCGTGTGGTGGTGCACATTATTGGGCAAGAACACTCAATAAACTTGGTCACGACACCCGCATTATGGCTGTTAAATACGTGGTTCCTTATCGAACTAAAGGGAAGAACGACCTTAACGATGCAGTAGCTATCTGCGAAGCTGTTCAGCGTCCACCTACTCGCTTTGTGCCCATAAAATCCCCCGATCAACAAGCCATCTTATCGGTACATAGAATGAGAGAGCATTGGGTTCGTGAACGCACCGCGCTTATGAATCGCATGCGTGCCCTACTCTCTGAATTCGGATTAATCATTCCTGTTGGTCGCTCTTCATTGATGAGACAGGTTCCCTTAATGCTCGAAGATGCAGAAAGTGAACTACCACACCTCGCAAGAACGGTGATAGCCGATGCTTATCACCACCTTGACGAACTCAATCAACGTATCGCCGAGACTGAGCAAGTGTTCGATTCTTTTGCTAAGGTCAGCGCTAATGTTCAACGAGTGATTAAGGTTCGAGGTATCGGGCCGCAAACTGCAACAGCGATACTCGCTTCGATAGGTAATGGCTCTCAATTTGATAGAAGTCGCGATTTCTCTGCTTGGCTAGGCTTAGTACCAAAGCAATATTCGACGGGAGGAAAGCCTCGCTTAGGTCGGATAACCAAACACGGCGACAAATACTTACGAACACTATTAGTTCACGGAGCAAGGACCGTGATTGCCAATCTTGGCGACAAGCAAGATAAGTTAAGTCAGTGGTGTCGCGGCGTTCTAGAACGAAGAGGAATGAACCGAGCGATAGTGGCACTTGCTGCGAAGAACGCACGGATTATATGGTCGCTTTTACACAATCAAACAGAATATGAAAACTATGCTGCTTAA
- a CDS encoding DUF3332 family protein: MINRFAKPIIISMSLVTLFGCVGSNAVTGKLMEFNVKAVDNRYARGGLNMLLAPAYGITVAADYIVFNSLEFWTGKNPINKKPHIFDTKVDTYIDVNDQLDDSLTEAPIDPLAKHVIDHSEMRVINEDQIAIELTYNDGSHATLTGERFGDEVHYSIDNQVIAKTSLEEMQMYMASAEQSQG; this comes from the coding sequence ATGATTAACCGATTTGCAAAACCGATAATAATCTCAATGAGCCTTGTGACCTTATTTGGTTGTGTGGGCAGCAATGCCGTAACCGGAAAACTAATGGAATTTAACGTGAAAGCCGTTGATAACCGTTACGCTCGTGGTGGCCTAAACATGTTACTTGCCCCTGCTTACGGTATTACCGTTGCCGCCGATTACATCGTATTTAACTCACTGGAATTTTGGACGGGTAAGAACCCAATCAACAAAAAGCCTCACATCTTTGACACCAAAGTAGATACGTACATTGATGTTAATGACCAACTGGATGACAGCCTAACTGAAGCGCCGATCGACCCGCTGGCAAAGCATGTGATTGACCACAGTGAGATGAGAGTGATCAACGAAGACCAAATCGCAATTGAGCTAACTTACAACGACGGCTCTCACGCGACATTAACGGGCGAGCGCTTTGGCGATGAAGTTCACTACTCTATTGATAACCAAGTTATCGCAAAAACAAGCTTAGAAGAGATGCAAATGTACATGGCATCCGCAGAGCAATCTCAGGGCTAA
- a CDS encoding DUF3103 domain-containing protein, whose amino-acid sequence MRPSFSISMVLATTVVGFQSYANNIDTTDARSLSENSSAQKQSLALQISARYSDLELSLKDQITEKQLSTPIDKLNSDKPYSAFSSKMQKADLSYRKMKGINDFSDSVLEIRMADEAMIEAWKNGESPLFAYEPSGDDSNWQYIEAYDVYGQVHELDVYQMPDVPVFVIDSNGSEELKAGLMAMQAEMNKLGTATQINSGSKTTSDSEGSKNSKAQKQTFMGKAQRSMAMSEPEPLNTTQLTKIRLAVDQEPWISGKAEIYAIVTGVDSSRLEPQIDLVEMPYLDYDKQTYYPNQTVIFWPRYRWGAADMILMEHDDGTDYKALAKLLVEAAEEILKMIPDPEVQGYAIIAQITGKIIDVIPEGVLVNDDDFVDVYYTLMQNTPYVDRPGAGGNAVASFAPVTISPTE is encoded by the coding sequence ATGAGACCATCTTTCTCTATCAGTATGGTGCTTGCAACAACAGTGGTTGGCTTCCAGTCCTATGCAAACAATATCGATACGACAGACGCACGCTCTCTTTCAGAGAACTCCTCAGCACAAAAGCAATCTTTGGCGTTGCAAATCAGTGCCCGCTACTCGGATCTTGAGCTTTCTCTAAAAGATCAGATAACAGAAAAGCAGCTGTCTACGCCGATAGACAAGCTGAACTCAGACAAGCCCTACTCCGCGTTTTCAAGCAAAATGCAGAAAGCCGATCTTAGCTACCGCAAGATGAAAGGGATCAACGACTTCAGTGACTCTGTGTTAGAGATTCGCATGGCCGATGAAGCGATGATTGAAGCTTGGAAGAATGGTGAGAGCCCGCTGTTTGCTTACGAACCCTCTGGTGATGATTCAAATTGGCAATACATCGAAGCGTACGATGTGTATGGGCAAGTACATGAGTTAGATGTGTACCAAATGCCCGACGTTCCTGTGTTTGTTATTGATAGCAACGGCTCAGAAGAACTCAAAGCAGGCTTAATGGCGATGCAGGCCGAGATGAACAAATTAGGTACTGCAACACAAATCAATTCCGGCTCCAAAACCACCAGCGACAGTGAAGGGAGTAAAAACAGTAAGGCTCAAAAACAAACCTTTATGGGCAAAGCTCAACGCTCGATGGCGATGTCTGAACCTGAGCCGTTGAACACCACACAGTTAACGAAAATCCGTTTGGCTGTCGACCAAGAACCGTGGATCTCTGGCAAAGCTGAAATCTATGCCATAGTGACAGGTGTCGATTCAAGTCGTTTAGAACCACAGATTGATCTGGTTGAGATGCCTTATCTGGACTACGACAAACAGACGTATTACCCAAATCAAACCGTGATCTTCTGGCCTCGTTACCGTTGGGGCGCTGCCGATATGATTTTGATGGAGCACGATGACGGCACAGATTACAAAGCGTTAGCCAAGCTACTAGTCGAAGCCGCAGAAGAGATATTGAAGATGATTCCTGACCCAGAAGTTCAAGGGTATGCGATCATTGCGCAAATCACAGGTAAGATCATTGATGTGATTCCTGAAGGCGTATTAGTGAATGACGATGACTTCGTAGACGTGTACTACACCTTAATGCAAAACACCCCTTACGTTGATCGCCCGGGCGCTGGCGGAAATGCGGTTGCTTCATTCGCCCCTGTCACGATTTCACCAACAGAGTAA
- a CDS encoding ATP-binding protein: MYQQKLEALIDRYFNHTERRVTCCAGNTIIEQSALNTRLYYVLSGELEGFYSDANTPQVRVFSAGSGAFIGVHSFFSGNWTASSTVVAKTDVELAWIDKDTPAEDERKFGPLTAQFTPVIVNELSRRQRRATQEAIAKQKALEKLHTAEQMTTLGQLAAGIAHELNNAIGVVNSKSGRLETVIMDLLEEVHPEASQFFDFGLMHGQKTSSLEARTRGRQFERKYGLDKNIARSLAKAIPIDALSATDVISKHWLKNPEEAIRFWQMGCDLHDLRLASRHTVGIVKSVKQLGRVDIDTEEAVDINDSINHALSLLQSELRRVSVRLSPADLPTFKGSKTELVQIWVNIVKNACDAMSNSDDAAIEIQTRLSKKRILVTIANNGPEIDEATRRKVFQPNFTTKKGGLSFGLGLGLSVVKRIVAGYGGSIIVKSDASKTVFRIKLPIEGEHGEA, encoded by the coding sequence GTGTATCAACAAAAGTTAGAAGCACTGATCGATCGCTATTTTAACCACACAGAACGTCGGGTGACGTGCTGTGCCGGTAACACCATTATTGAACAATCAGCGTTAAACACTCGTTTATATTATGTGTTGAGTGGAGAACTGGAAGGGTTTTATTCCGATGCGAATACACCGCAAGTGCGAGTATTTAGCGCGGGGAGTGGGGCTTTTATAGGCGTTCATAGCTTCTTTTCTGGTAATTGGACAGCATCTTCAACGGTTGTTGCTAAAACCGATGTTGAGTTAGCGTGGATCGATAAAGACACGCCTGCAGAAGATGAACGTAAATTTGGTCCTCTTACCGCACAGTTCACACCTGTGATTGTCAATGAGTTGTCGCGTCGTCAACGCCGCGCAACACAGGAAGCGATCGCGAAACAAAAAGCGCTAGAGAAGTTACATACTGCTGAGCAAATGACGACCTTGGGTCAATTAGCTGCTGGGATTGCTCATGAACTTAACAATGCTATTGGTGTAGTAAATAGTAAATCTGGTCGACTTGAAACGGTCATCATGGATCTACTTGAAGAAGTGCATCCAGAAGCCAGTCAATTTTTCGATTTTGGGTTAATGCATGGTCAGAAAACGTCGTCGTTAGAAGCACGAACACGTGGGCGACAATTTGAAAGAAAATATGGTTTAGACAAAAACATTGCTCGCTCTCTTGCAAAGGCGATTCCAATTGACGCTTTATCTGCAACAGACGTTATTTCAAAGCATTGGCTGAAAAACCCAGAAGAAGCGATTCGTTTTTGGCAGATGGGCTGTGATTTACATGATTTACGTTTGGCATCTAGACACACCGTCGGCATCGTAAAATCGGTTAAACAACTTGGCAGAGTTGATATTGACACCGAAGAAGCGGTTGATATTAACGACTCCATTAACCATGCCTTATCGTTGTTACAAAGTGAGTTACGTAGAGTGTCTGTGCGATTGAGCCCAGCAGATTTGCCGACTTTTAAAGGCTCGAAAACAGAGCTCGTTCAGATTTGGGTCAACATTGTAAAGAATGCTTGTGATGCAATGTCGAATTCAGACGATGCCGCAATAGAGATTCAAACCAGATTAAGTAAGAAAAGAATATTAGTTACGATCGCGAATAATGGCCCTGAGATAGACGAGGCGACTCGTAGAAAGGTATTTCAGCCTAACTTCACCACTAAAAAAGGTGGTTTATCGTTTGGATTGGGCTTGGGTTTATCAGTAGTTAAGCGGATTGTGGCAGGTTATGGCGGAAGTATCATTGTGAAAAGTGATGCTTCTAAAACGGTATTTAGAATCAAGTTACCAATAGAGGGTGAACATGGAGAAGCTTAA